The Lucilia cuprina isolate Lc7/37 chromosome 5, ASM2204524v1, whole genome shotgun sequence genome includes a window with the following:
- the LOC124419990 gene encoding uncharacterized protein LOC124419990 has product MRVSYNKAKAWEGSTGAGSMEGETVKATLLKMCCYYDELDDIFGSKIIETAVIEESLDEESDGSFLNSTEIYVDDTTTASDSSLPETKQSCSRKGIYSRTAVSDIMKMQTEIMVLKKKKWNTKKKSRKGKSLSEKKRSR; this is encoded by the exons ATGCGGGTGTCTTATAATAAAGCAAAAGCATGGGAAGGTTCGACTGGAGCGGGAAGCATGGAAGGTGAAACAGTAAAAG caacTTTATTGAAAATGTGCTGTTATTATGATGAGCTGGATGATATATTTGGTTCCAAAATTATTGAAACAGCAGTAATAGAAGAAAGTTTAGATGAAGAATCTGATGGAAGTTTTCTAAATTCCACAGAAATATATGTGGACGACACCACCACTGCATCAGATAGCTCCTTACCAGAGACTAAGCAGTCATGCAGCCGTAAAGGCATTTATTCCCGAACTGCAGTGTCAGATATTATGAAAATGCAGACggaaattatggttttaaaaaagaaaaaatggaaCACGAAAAAGAAATCAAGGAAAGGGAAATCGCTATC